A single Hippocampus zosterae strain Florida chromosome 1, ASM2543408v3, whole genome shotgun sequence DNA region contains:
- the LOC127603921 gene encoding uncharacterized protein LOC127603921, which yields MCTWHQDTLGRSSMIDLVVVSSDLRPHVLDTRVKRGAELSTDHHLVVSRLRWWGKMPVRPGRPKRIVRVCWERLAESPVRRSFNSRLRQSFSHVPGETGDIESEWTMFRASIVEAANLSCGRKVVGACRGGNPRTRWWTPAVRDAVKLKKESYRAFMACGTPEAADGYRLAKRNAGSVVAEAKTRAWEEFGEAMEADFRTASRKFWSTIRRLRRGKQCTTNTVYSGDGALLTSTRGRCEPVGRVLRRPPQLHQHAFLGGSRAWGL from the coding sequence atgtgcacttggcaccaggacaccctaggccgtagttcgatgatcgaccttgtggtcgtgtcatcggatttgcggccacatgttctggacactcgggtgaagagaggggcggagctgtcaactgatcaccacctggtggtgagtaggctccgatggtgggggaagatgccggtccgtcctggcagacccaaacgtattgtgagggtttgttgggagcgtctggcggaatcccctgtcagaaggagtttcaactcccgcctccgacagagcttttcccatgttccgggggagacgggggacattgagtccgagtggaccatgttccgtgcctctattgttgaggcggccaatctgagttgtggccgtaaggtggttggtgcctgtcgtggcggcaaccctcgtactcgctggtggacaccagcagtaagggatgccgtcaagctgaagaaggagtcttatcgagcctttatggcctgtgggaccccagaggcagctgacgggtaccgactggccaagcggaacgcaggtTCGGTGGTCgcagaggcaaaaacccgagcatgggaagagttcggtgaggccatggaagccgacttccggacggcttcgaggaaattctggtccacaatccgacgtctcaggagggggaagcagtgcaccactaacactgtgtacagtggggatggggcgctgctgacttcgactcggggacgttgtgaaccggtgggcagagtacttcgaagacctcctcaactccaccaacatgccttccttggaggaagcagagcctggggactctga